The following proteins are co-located in the Corynebacterium aquilae DSM 44791 genome:
- a CDS encoding TIGR03943 family putative permease subunit — MKNDPVHESARVPLPVVGVAVDAPSDAGCCGAAVQHDHDHGDRGVESSPLPTGALVTWIVLGMCGLALVASGRIAYFIKGFWHPVFAVVCALIVLCAAAALLWRHQQVVTARSRVWVALLVPVALIVVAAPQPLAGSMLSSTTTGDQSRTRQASAAGGAGGTAKISFKDLADGQTHELTLEQLSDRFNFGEMSKLAGKSVTFEGFVSPETGRGDVAQPGELFVSRFKIYCCAADAIAYTVAVSGVGDSQGFAPDSWVKVTGTVDGVATEADGRNLLVISADSVSPMSAPKVPYL, encoded by the coding sequence GTGAAAAATGACCCTGTGCATGAGTCTGCGCGTGTGCCGCTGCCCGTTGTGGGTGTGGCGGTGGATGCGCCAAGTGATGCTGGCTGTTGCGGTGCTGCTGTGCAGCACGACCATGATCACGGCGACCGTGGGGTGGAGTCTTCTCCCCTGCCCACCGGCGCACTGGTGACGTGGATTGTGTTGGGAATGTGTGGTTTGGCGCTGGTTGCTAGTGGCCGGATTGCGTATTTCATTAAGGGTTTTTGGCATCCGGTGTTCGCGGTGGTGTGCGCCTTGATTGTTCTGTGTGCTGCGGCGGCGTTGTTGTGGCGGCATCAGCAGGTGGTGACGGCGCGTTCCCGGGTGTGGGTGGCGTTGTTGGTGCCGGTGGCGCTGATTGTGGTGGCGGCCCCGCAGCCTTTGGCGGGTTCGATGTTGTCCAGTACCACGACGGGGGATCAGTCGCGGACGCGTCAGGCCAGTGCGGCGGGTGGTGCGGGTGGGACCGCGAAGATTAGTTTTAAGGATTTGGCGGATGGCCAAACCCATGAGCTGACCTTGGAGCAGCTGTCGGATCGTTTTAATTTCGGGGAGATGTCGAAGCTGGCGGGTAAATCTGTGACGTTTGAGGGGTTTGTTTCCCCGGAGACTGGCCGGGGTGATGTGGCGCAGCCGGGCGAGTTGTTTGTGAGTCGTTTCAAGATTTATTGCTGTGCTGCCGATGCGATTGCGTACACGGTGGCGGTGTCTGGGGTGGGTGATTCCCAGGGGTTTGCGCCGGATTCTTGGGTGAAGGTGACCGGCACGGTTGATGGGGTGGCAACTGAGGCCGATGGCCGCAATTTGTTGGTGATTTCTGCTGATTCTGTATCCCCGATGTCTGCTCCGAAGGTGCCGTACCTATGA
- a CDS encoding LacI family DNA-binding transcriptional regulator: protein MRSATLRDVAQACGISISTVSRALAGHPKISEETKTRVETVAKRLNYRPNRQAQALRGSATQAIGLIVPGVGNQYFASLADVIQKQAAKNGLSLIMASSDDDPERLKEALDIMINQRIDGLIVVPHIGTEEVLQQLEKDGTPVVLVDRRFEEYDASQSVSLAYVDSDPEPGIFEAVKLLAKNGRKVGYLAGPQDTSTGIRRLQAFNKACSSLGVTGETYNGGYEEEQGFQGAGILLDRGCTNLLAGDSMMTVGALRKILAEELQLGKDICLVGFDDFPVFELQETPITIIDQDVRQMGKHAFSLLYEKMSSVQNHQSIEQKHQSLPTKLVLRASTPMEVEK from the coding sequence ATGCGCTCCGCCACATTAAGAGATGTCGCCCAGGCGTGTGGCATTTCAATTTCAACTGTCAGCCGAGCCCTTGCCGGCCACCCCAAGATCTCCGAAGAGACCAAAACACGGGTCGAAACGGTCGCGAAACGACTCAACTATCGCCCAAATCGTCAAGCACAAGCATTGCGGGGATCGGCTACTCAAGCCATAGGTTTGATTGTTCCGGGCGTGGGAAATCAGTACTTTGCGTCGCTTGCTGATGTGATTCAAAAGCAGGCTGCAAAAAACGGGCTAAGCCTGATCATGGCTAGTTCCGATGATGATCCAGAACGGTTGAAAGAAGCCCTGGACATCATGATTAACCAAAGGATCGACGGTCTCATTGTCGTTCCGCATATTGGAACTGAAGAAGTTCTACAGCAACTCGAAAAAGATGGAACTCCAGTTGTCTTGGTAGACCGTCGATTCGAAGAATACGACGCGTCCCAAAGCGTTTCACTGGCCTACGTTGATTCGGATCCCGAACCCGGAATATTTGAGGCAGTCAAACTACTGGCAAAAAACGGGCGAAAGGTTGGCTATCTAGCCGGCCCTCAAGACACATCTACCGGTATTCGGCGGCTTCAAGCTTTCAACAAAGCATGTTCCTCGTTGGGAGTCACAGGTGAAACCTACAACGGCGGATACGAGGAGGAGCAGGGCTTTCAAGGCGCAGGGATACTCCTGGATCGCGGATGCACGAACCTTCTGGCAGGGGACTCGATGATGACCGTGGGTGCCCTCAGAAAAATTCTGGCTGAAGAACTCCAGCTCGGAAAAGACATCTGCTTGGTAGGGTTTGACGATTTTCCAGTCTTTGAACTCCAAGAAACCCCCATCACGATCATCGATCAAGACGTTCGGCAAATGGGTAAACATGCCTTTTCGCTCCTTTACGAAAAGATGTCCAGCGTTCAAAACCATCAAAGCATCGAACAAAAACATCAAAGTCTTCCAACAAAACTAGTTTTGCGGGCATCTACTCCAATGGAGGTGGAGAAATGA
- a CDS encoding ABC transporter permease — protein sequence MTQQKVKTPRKIGPVVDWLMNNGALVGLVVLCVALFIATPHFLTVQNLLNVGIQAATVAILAFGMTFVIVTAGIDLSVGSVAAFAAMVSAYSFSELGLPGWLTVIVGLGIGLLAGLLSGLSIAYGKLPAFIATLAMMSIARGATLVLSQGSPIPSAPAVNWMGSTKAGVPVPILMMVLAGLVCWFILSRTVIGRSMYAIGGNEEAARLSGLPVKKILVVVYGLSGIFAGLAGLVMTGRLSSAQPQAAVGYELDAIAAVVIGGASLAGGSGKATGTLIGAILLAVIRNGLNLMNVSSFWQQIVIGCVIALAVGFDVIRNKTERA from the coding sequence ATGACACAGCAGAAAGTTAAAACTCCGAGAAAAATTGGTCCAGTCGTCGACTGGCTTATGAACAACGGTGCTCTCGTAGGGCTCGTCGTTCTGTGCGTTGCGCTGTTCATCGCCACACCACACTTCCTCACGGTTCAGAACCTGCTCAACGTGGGTATTCAAGCCGCCACGGTTGCGATTCTCGCGTTTGGCATGACCTTTGTCATTGTGACTGCAGGTATTGACCTCTCCGTTGGTTCAGTGGCTGCATTCGCGGCGATGGTATCCGCATACTCGTTTAGCGAACTGGGGCTTCCTGGTTGGCTGACCGTCATCGTCGGCTTGGGCATCGGCCTGTTGGCTGGCTTGTTGTCGGGTCTTTCCATTGCCTATGGAAAGCTCCCAGCCTTCATCGCTACCTTGGCGATGATGTCCATTGCCCGTGGTGCCACGCTGGTGCTTTCTCAGGGCTCCCCGATCCCTAGCGCTCCTGCGGTGAACTGGATGGGTTCCACCAAGGCGGGAGTTCCGGTGCCAATTCTGATGATGGTGCTCGCGGGGCTGGTGTGCTGGTTCATTCTGAGTCGCACCGTAATTGGCCGATCCATGTATGCCATTGGTGGAAATGAGGAGGCTGCACGACTGTCTGGCCTGCCAGTGAAGAAGATCCTTGTCGTGGTCTATGGCCTGTCGGGCATTTTCGCTGGCCTTGCGGGCCTGGTCATGACTGGCCGACTTTCTTCCGCGCAGCCGCAAGCCGCCGTCGGGTACGAGCTTGATGCAATCGCTGCGGTGGTTATCGGCGGTGCCTCACTTGCCGGTGGCTCCGGTAAAGCAACTGGAACGCTTATCGGCGCAATCCTTCTGGCCGTGATCCGAAACGGCCTCAACCTCATGAACGTCTCAAGCTTCTGGCAACAGATTGTCATCGGCTGTGTCATCGCACTAGCCGTCGGCTTTGACGTCATTCGAAACAAGACTGAAAGGGCATAA
- a CDS encoding permease, with translation MMTASPVVSRTPAGNSVVSPSPVPPGAGRAARFPRRILVAIAIAVVGCVIAWWSQLGTGPGSAADPLVDLSGKAQSWAILTVAITLQALPFLVLGVLVSAAIATVAPVELIRRITPRSSFLTVPLTTTAAIALPGCECSSVPVARSLMSRGISPAAALSFMLAAPSLNPVVIVSTAVAFYDLPAMAWARFGASFVAVLLAGWLWLAVGDNSGLKKRIAGVSDENEAGCNCAHPVAEAGSSRRVAFVHAALADLTQAGGFLVIGAMIAAMVKVFVPITWFVTVGKEPLMAIALMAVLAILLALCSEADAFVAASFTAVSPTAQLVFLVVGPVIDIKLISMQSGTFGAAFTRRFVAVVAVCAIVSAMFVGFVVFGRL, from the coding sequence ATGATGACCGCTTCTCCTGTTGTCTCCCGCACACCTGCGGGTAATTCTGTTGTTTCTCCCTCCCCTGTGCCACCCGGTGCGGGTCGTGCGGCGCGGTTTCCGCGTCGCATTCTGGTGGCGATTGCGATTGCTGTTGTTGGGTGCGTGATTGCGTGGTGGTCGCAGTTGGGCACCGGCCCTGGTAGCGCGGCTGACCCGCTGGTGGATTTGTCGGGTAAGGCCCAGTCGTGGGCGATTTTGACGGTGGCTATTACCTTGCAGGCCTTGCCGTTTTTGGTGCTGGGTGTGCTGGTGAGTGCCGCGATCGCCACGGTTGCGCCGGTGGAGTTGATTCGCCGGATCACCCCGCGCAGTAGCTTCTTGACGGTGCCACTGACCACCACGGCGGCGATTGCTTTGCCGGGGTGTGAGTGTTCCTCTGTTCCGGTGGCACGTTCTTTGATGTCGCGCGGTATTTCCCCGGCGGCGGCCCTGTCGTTTATGTTGGCCGCACCGTCGTTGAATCCGGTGGTGATTGTGTCCACGGCGGTGGCGTTTTATGACCTGCCGGCGATGGCGTGGGCGCGCTTTGGTGCCTCGTTTGTGGCGGTGCTGTTGGCGGGCTGGTTGTGGCTGGCGGTCGGCGACAACTCCGGGCTGAAAAAGCGCATTGCTGGTGTGAGCGACGAGAACGAGGCTGGGTGCAATTGCGCGCACCCGGTGGCCGAGGCTGGGTCTTCGCGCCGGGTGGCTTTCGTACACGCCGCGTTGGCGGATCTGACCCAGGCTGGTGGGTTTTTGGTGATTGGCGCGATGATCGCCGCCATGGTGAAGGTGTTTGTTCCGATTACCTGGTTTGTCACCGTCGGCAAGGAGCCGTTGATGGCGATTGCGCTGATGGCTGTCTTGGCGATCTTGCTGGCTTTGTGTTCTGAGGCGGATGCGTTCGTGGCGGCGTCGTTTACTGCTGTGTCCCCCACCGCACAGCTGGTGTTCTTGGTGGTGGGGCCGGTGATTGATATCAAGCTCATCAGCATGCAGTCCGGCACTTTTGGGGCGGCTTTTACCCGCCGTTTCGTGGCGGTGGTCGCAGTCTGTGCGATCGTGTCGGCCATGTTTGTGGGCTTCGTCGTCTTCGGGCGCCTCTAG
- a CDS encoding D-ribose ABC transporter substrate-binding protein produces the protein MLTLGVTACNRESSDDASGGAAGSNVTLALSTQTNPFFVQLRDGAQDKAKELGLNLNIQDASDDPATQVNQLNNAITSGAKVVIVNPTDSDAVVPAVEALNNANIPVVAVDRSANGGDVASFVASDNVAGGKQAADALAKSIGEQGEVLVLQGITGSSASRDRGKGFNEGIANYPGIKVVASQTAGFDRTQGLNVATNLLQAHPNVKAIFAENDEMALGALEALGARAGKDVMVVGFDGTSDGLKAVQDGRMVATIAQQPGELGAKAVEQAAKLAKGEEAEKEVPVEVVTVTKENVADFE, from the coding sequence ATGCTGACCCTGGGTGTAACTGCATGCAACCGCGAATCTTCCGATGATGCCTCCGGCGGCGCCGCTGGCTCGAACGTCACTTTGGCGCTGTCGACCCAAACCAACCCGTTCTTCGTGCAGCTGCGTGATGGCGCTCAAGATAAGGCCAAGGAACTCGGTCTCAACCTGAACATCCAGGATGCTTCCGACGACCCGGCAACGCAGGTCAACCAGCTGAACAACGCCATCACCTCTGGCGCGAAGGTTGTCATTGTCAACCCGACTGACTCGGACGCGGTGGTTCCCGCCGTGGAAGCGTTGAACAACGCGAACATTCCTGTTGTTGCAGTAGACCGCAGCGCAAATGGTGGGGACGTCGCTTCCTTCGTTGCATCGGACAACGTTGCTGGTGGAAAGCAGGCAGCTGACGCGTTGGCAAAGTCCATCGGCGAGCAAGGCGAGGTTCTGGTGCTGCAGGGCATCACTGGTTCTTCCGCTTCCCGAGACCGCGGTAAAGGCTTTAACGAAGGAATCGCCAACTACCCGGGCATCAAGGTGGTTGCCTCCCAGACCGCAGGCTTCGACCGCACTCAAGGCCTCAACGTCGCCACCAACCTGCTGCAGGCGCACCCGAATGTGAAGGCCATCTTCGCTGAGAACGACGAAATGGCACTCGGCGCCCTGGAAGCTCTCGGTGCTCGTGCCGGCAAGGACGTCATGGTCGTTGGCTTCGACGGAACCAGCGATGGACTCAAGGCCGTTCAGGATGGCCGCATGGTTGCAACCATCGCCCAGCAGCCGGGCGAGCTAGGCGCTAAGGCTGTCGAGCAGGCAGCCAAGCTCGCCAAGGGCGAGGAAGCTGAAAAGGAAGTTCCCGTCGAGGTTGTGACGGTGACGAAGGAAAACGTCGCCGACTTCGAGTAA
- the phoA gene encoding alkaline phosphatase — MTAPHRAKKRSWAATTALSTCALLIAATLPPTHAADKPTMLDGIGYNGPESCNTKNPDGTVRAPRPGDCAQYGPQGPQRSDKRAKNVILIVGDGMGQQEITMARNYLHGAAGRFDGLDNLTSTGTYTHHSIDRDGSFNYVTDSAASATAWTTGTKTFNGAIGVDLDGKPLENLLEKAKKAGMRTGNVTTSEVQDATPAALVAHVTNRKCYGPEEEKNSESCQGESFQDQYRNHGGLGSISEQLVDTRPDLVLGGGKAAFEQTVSHSGPGKQPFLDNPANWEAGKTVLENAKANGYQVVTDKQGLDAITKADQDAPVLGLFHDKNMTTRFAPSKAVPGGSQDKPTECTTQDIGNEPELVDMANKAIDLLNDPTSDKGFFLQVESASIDKRSHAADSCGAIGEVERLNEVVKAAMDFAKKDGNTLVAVTADHAHSTQIVYDATDSVSATTRLKTADGLGMTLGYGTIPVDEVVNNPKASQQHNGSQLRVAAFGPGEENVVGQTDQTDLFFTLANSLGINDIPAGEGFATIPDNAKTAAIHDGAAPQDLSNTCYGADTPGPGDCAQFGKKGPLAGTDAAKEKAKNVILFIGDGTGDSELTSARNYLYGANGRFPGIDALPYTGSYTTFALNPDGSGPEYVTDSAASATGWATGTKSYNGAIGVDVAGNPVPNLIELAKAKGLKTGNVTTSEIQDATPAAVGAHALHRKCYGPNQEENSDKCQGPEFDGQWRENGGLGSISEQLIDTRADVTMGGGAKYMNQEVKVDGPWAGHQWTKGVSVLDNAKNQGFNVVTNRDELDAVAQADQDAPVLGLFSEKNLPRLFEQSIPTVTGAKEDAKSCNLNPERGKDVPTLADMTKKSLDLLQNDEGFFLQVESASIDKADHDADICGQIGEAYQLDQAVQAAREWVEKTGEPTLIVLTADHAHTSQLTANGKLTAGRTTKLTTVDGDDMTVNYATAKSNDDDVALGGQTHTGAQLRVAAEGPGAQAVVGQLDQTDIHYVLANSLDLYKDNPKIDLSSKLGQTQAAPASTQSRWWLVGVGVLVLVVVAAAAYFASRKEREKIGG, encoded by the coding sequence ATGACCGCGCCGCATCGCGCCAAAAAACGCAGCTGGGCAGCAACCACCGCCCTGAGCACCTGCGCCCTACTGATCGCAGCCACCCTGCCGCCCACCCACGCCGCCGACAAACCCACCATGCTCGACGGCATCGGCTACAACGGCCCCGAAAGCTGCAACACCAAAAACCCCGACGGCACCGTCCGCGCACCCCGCCCCGGCGACTGCGCCCAATACGGACCCCAAGGACCACAGCGCAGCGACAAGCGCGCTAAAAACGTGATCCTCATCGTCGGCGACGGCATGGGCCAGCAGGAAATCACCATGGCCCGCAACTATCTCCACGGCGCGGCCGGCCGCTTTGACGGCCTGGACAACCTCACCTCCACCGGCACGTACACCCACCACTCCATCGACCGGGACGGCTCTTTCAACTACGTCACCGACTCCGCCGCCTCCGCCACCGCGTGGACCACCGGCACCAAAACCTTCAACGGGGCCATCGGCGTCGACCTGGATGGCAAACCGCTGGAAAACCTGCTCGAAAAAGCCAAAAAAGCCGGCATGCGCACCGGCAACGTCACCACCAGCGAAGTCCAAGACGCCACCCCCGCAGCACTGGTAGCCCACGTCACCAACCGCAAATGCTACGGCCCGGAAGAAGAGAAAAACTCCGAAAGCTGCCAAGGCGAATCCTTCCAGGACCAATACCGCAACCACGGCGGCCTCGGCTCCATCTCCGAGCAGCTCGTCGACACCCGCCCCGACCTCGTCCTCGGCGGCGGTAAGGCAGCCTTCGAGCAGACCGTCAGCCACTCCGGCCCCGGCAAACAGCCCTTCCTGGATAACCCCGCCAACTGGGAAGCCGGCAAAACCGTGCTGGAAAACGCCAAAGCCAACGGCTACCAAGTCGTCACCGATAAGCAAGGCCTGGACGCCATCACTAAGGCCGACCAAGACGCACCGGTGCTGGGTCTGTTCCACGACAAGAACATGACCACCCGCTTCGCTCCCTCCAAGGCAGTACCCGGCGGCAGCCAGGACAAGCCCACCGAGTGCACCACCCAGGACATCGGCAACGAGCCGGAGCTCGTCGACATGGCCAACAAGGCCATCGACCTGCTCAACGACCCCACCAGCGACAAAGGCTTCTTCCTCCAGGTGGAGTCTGCCTCCATCGACAAGCGCTCCCACGCCGCCGACTCCTGTGGCGCCATCGGCGAGGTTGAGCGCCTCAACGAAGTCGTCAAGGCAGCCATGGACTTCGCTAAGAAGGACGGCAATACCCTGGTCGCCGTTACCGCCGACCACGCCCACTCCACCCAAATCGTCTACGACGCCACCGACTCCGTCTCCGCCACCACCCGCCTGAAAACCGCAGACGGACTCGGCATGACCCTGGGCTACGGCACCATCCCCGTCGACGAGGTCGTCAACAACCCCAAAGCCAGCCAGCAGCACAACGGCTCCCAGCTGCGCGTCGCAGCTTTCGGCCCCGGCGAAGAAAACGTCGTTGGACAAACCGACCAAACCGACCTGTTCTTCACCCTCGCCAACTCCCTCGGCATCAACGACATCCCCGCCGGTGAAGGCTTCGCCACCATCCCGGACAACGCCAAAACCGCCGCCATCCACGACGGCGCGGCCCCGCAGGACCTGTCCAACACCTGCTACGGCGCCGACACCCCCGGCCCCGGCGACTGCGCACAGTTCGGAAAGAAAGGCCCGCTGGCCGGCACCGACGCCGCCAAGGAGAAGGCCAAGAACGTCATCCTGTTCATCGGTGACGGCACCGGCGACAGCGAGCTGACCTCCGCGCGCAACTACCTCTACGGCGCCAACGGCCGCTTCCCCGGCATCGACGCCCTGCCGTATACCGGCTCCTACACCACCTTCGCGCTCAACCCGGACGGCTCCGGCCCCGAATACGTCACCGACTCCGCCGCCTCCGCCACCGGCTGGGCCACCGGCACCAAGTCCTACAACGGCGCCATCGGCGTGGATGTTGCCGGCAACCCGGTGCCCAACCTCATCGAGCTGGCCAAAGCCAAGGGCCTGAAAACCGGCAACGTCACCACCTCCGAAATCCAAGACGCCACCCCCGCAGCCGTCGGCGCACACGCGCTTCACCGCAAGTGCTACGGGCCCAACCAGGAGGAAAACTCCGACAAATGCCAAGGGCCTGAGTTCGATGGCCAATGGCGCGAAAACGGCGGCCTAGGTTCGATCTCCGAGCAGCTCATCGACACCCGCGCCGACGTCACCATGGGTGGCGGTGCGAAGTACATGAACCAGGAAGTCAAGGTCGACGGCCCCTGGGCCGGCCACCAGTGGACCAAGGGCGTATCTGTGCTCGACAACGCCAAGAACCAGGGCTTCAACGTGGTCACCAACCGCGATGAACTGGACGCTGTGGCACAAGCAGACCAGGACGCACCAGTGCTGGGATTGTTCTCCGAAAAGAACCTGCCCCGGCTGTTCGAGCAGTCCATCCCCACCGTCACCGGCGCCAAGGAAGACGCGAAATCCTGCAACCTCAACCCCGAGCGTGGCAAGGACGTGCCCACCCTGGCCGACATGACTAAGAAGTCCCTGGATCTGCTCCAAAACGACGAGGGCTTCTTCCTCCAGGTCGAATCCGCCTCCATCGACAAGGCCGACCACGACGCCGACATCTGCGGCCAGATCGGTGAGGCCTACCAGCTGGACCAGGCCGTGCAGGCCGCCCGCGAATGGGTCGAAAAGACCGGCGAGCCGACCCTGATCGTGCTCACCGCAGACCACGCCCACACCTCCCAGCTGACCGCCAACGGCAAACTGACCGCCGGGCGCACCACCAAGCTGACCACCGTCGACGGCGATGACATGACCGTCAACTACGCCACCGCCAAGAGCAACGACGACGATGTCGCCCTCGGCGGCCAAACCCACACCGGCGCGCAACTGCGCGTGGCCGCCGAAGGCCCCGGCGCGCAGGCCGTGGTCGGCCAGCTGGATCAGACCGATATTCACTACGTGCTGGCTAACAGCCTGGATTTGTACAAGGACAATCCGAAGATCGATTTGAGCTCCAAGCTGGGTCAAACCCAGGCGGCTCCCGCTTCGACGCAGTCGCGGTGGTGGCTGGTTGGTGTCGGTGTGCTGGTGCTGGTGGTGGTCGCTGCGGCGGCGTACTTCGCCAGCCGTAAGGAGCGCGAGAAGATCGGCGGCTAG
- a CDS encoding sugar ABC transporter ATP-binding protein, with the protein MSEAQTVVSLESVSKSFGPVNVIDRVDLHVRAGQVHALLGENGAGKSTLIKMISGVHQPDSGTITVDGKVTEIPNTKAAEALGIATIHQELNLVPTMSVAENLLLGRTPSRWGLVNRKHMQSMAKAALDLIGVDVDLDDTVGSLGIARQQLVEIAKALTMNARVLILDEPTAALTGAEIDNLFKVIEDLKEKGVGMVFISHHLDEIARIADTVSVLRDGQFIAEVPATTSEKELVRLMVGRDIDDQFPRVRPEESSSTPLLEVKGLTRKGAFSDVSFDVFPGEVLGIAGLVGAGRTEVIRAIAGADKTDSGTVHVRGKKVTNGSIKDSIRSGIGHVPEDRKSQGLILDAPVSENLGLATLSSTARFGIADRRGQKRRGEEVAEKLRIRMASINSLVRNLSGGNQQKVVFGRWVLAGSEVLLLDEPTRGVDVGAKVEIYNIINEVTARGGAVVMVSSDLPEVLGMSDRLLVMSNGRVTGELDPHVASQDDVMHLAVSNVDSAVEESSLESNAVSRKDN; encoded by the coding sequence ATGAGCGAAGCTCAAACTGTGGTCTCGCTAGAGTCCGTGAGTAAATCCTTCGGCCCCGTCAACGTGATCGACCGAGTCGATCTCCACGTTCGAGCAGGCCAGGTCCATGCGCTACTAGGAGAAAATGGCGCTGGAAAGTCAACGCTGATCAAAATGATTTCCGGCGTGCACCAGCCCGATTCGGGAACCATCACAGTCGACGGCAAGGTCACTGAGATTCCTAATACCAAGGCCGCTGAAGCCCTAGGCATTGCCACGATCCACCAGGAACTCAACCTCGTTCCCACGATGAGTGTTGCCGAGAACCTGTTGCTTGGGCGCACACCTTCCCGTTGGGGACTGGTGAACCGTAAACACATGCAGAGCATGGCCAAAGCGGCCCTGGATCTCATTGGAGTTGACGTCGACCTAGATGACACAGTCGGAAGCCTTGGTATCGCCCGGCAACAGTTGGTCGAAATTGCAAAAGCCCTCACGATGAATGCTCGCGTTCTCATTCTTGATGAACCGACGGCCGCATTGACGGGCGCCGAAATCGACAACCTGTTCAAGGTCATCGAAGACCTCAAAGAAAAAGGTGTCGGGATGGTCTTTATCTCCCACCACCTGGACGAGATCGCTCGAATTGCCGATACCGTGTCCGTGCTTCGTGACGGTCAATTCATTGCCGAAGTACCGGCAACAACCTCTGAAAAAGAACTCGTTCGGTTGATGGTAGGTCGAGATATCGATGACCAATTCCCGCGTGTGCGACCTGAAGAAAGCTCGTCCACCCCGCTTCTAGAAGTCAAAGGGCTTACTCGAAAAGGCGCGTTTAGCGATGTGTCCTTCGACGTTTTCCCTGGGGAGGTCCTCGGTATCGCCGGCCTGGTTGGGGCTGGTCGCACCGAAGTTATCCGTGCTATCGCCGGCGCCGACAAAACAGATTCTGGAACAGTGCACGTGCGGGGCAAAAAGGTCACGAACGGCAGCATCAAGGACTCCATCCGATCCGGAATTGGTCACGTTCCAGAGGACCGAAAGTCCCAAGGACTTATCCTCGACGCCCCGGTGTCGGAAAACCTGGGGCTAGCGACGCTGAGTAGTACAGCCAGGTTCGGTATCGCAGACCGTCGCGGACAAAAGCGTCGCGGCGAAGAAGTAGCTGAAAAACTCCGGATCCGAATGGCCAGTATCAATTCCCTGGTGCGAAATCTCTCCGGCGGTAATCAGCAAAAAGTGGTCTTCGGGCGCTGGGTGCTAGCTGGCTCTGAAGTGCTCTTGCTGGACGAACCCACTCGTGGCGTCGACGTCGGCGCAAAAGTCGAAATCTACAACATCATCAACGAAGTCACCGCCCGCGGAGGAGCCGTGGTCATGGTGTCTAGTGATCTCCCTGAAGTTCTCGGAATGTCGGACAGACTGCTGGTCATGTCCAACGGCCGCGTGACTGGAGAACTAGACCCCCACGTTGCTTCGCAAGATGACGTCATGCATTTAGCAGTCTCGAATGTGGATTCTGCGGTTGAAGAATCATCGCTCGAAAGCAATGCAGTAAGCAGGAAGGACAACTGA
- a CDS encoding ribokinase encodes MGAESYATASFDVAVVGSINVDQVLRVDRHPTPGETVMGKSLNLTAGGKGANQAVAAALQGAAVVFVGAYGNDSYQDIALEHLRHSGVDLGGTKQVDSATGFAAIQVSDDGENSIVVFAGANAHVDGLFVQDQADVIRRSSILLMQGEIPADGFKEAVEIASTSRRRIVVNLAPVIPVDHAALLKADPLIANQHEARLILSEYGVRGSEDSDFDTIIQQLCNVGFASVVLTLGADGALVAEKDERGNVKTEAVASPRVHAVDTTGAGDAFAGALVSRLAKGDSLQDAAKHAVRVGAYAVQKAGAQTSYPDLSSQLPSF; translated from the coding sequence ATGGGTGCAGAAAGTTACGCAACAGCGTCGTTTGATGTGGCCGTGGTGGGGTCCATCAACGTTGATCAGGTGTTGCGCGTCGACCGTCATCCAACACCTGGTGAGACCGTGATGGGCAAGTCACTTAATCTCACCGCCGGTGGAAAAGGCGCCAATCAAGCGGTTGCTGCCGCTCTGCAAGGAGCCGCGGTGGTGTTTGTTGGTGCGTATGGCAATGACAGTTACCAAGACATCGCCTTGGAACACCTGCGTCACAGCGGAGTAGATCTCGGCGGAACTAAGCAGGTTGATTCTGCTACCGGTTTCGCGGCCATTCAGGTCAGCGATGATGGGGAGAACTCGATCGTTGTATTTGCAGGTGCTAACGCCCATGTTGATGGCTTATTCGTTCAGGACCAGGCTGACGTAATTCGTCGTTCGAGCATTCTGCTCATGCAAGGTGAGATCCCCGCCGATGGTTTTAAAGAGGCCGTCGAGATTGCGTCGACTAGTCGCCGGCGCATCGTCGTGAATCTCGCGCCGGTGATCCCCGTCGATCACGCAGCGCTTCTCAAAGCGGATCCACTTATCGCCAATCAGCATGAAGCCCGCTTGATTCTGTCGGAATACGGTGTTCGGGGGTCTGAAGATAGCGATTTTGACACCATCATCCAACAGTTGTGCAACGTTGGTTTTGCTTCCGTAGTTCTCACCTTGGGCGCCGATGGAGCGTTGGTTGCCGAAAAAGACGAGCGCGGGAACGTCAAGACCGAGGCTGTTGCCTCGCCACGAGTTCACGCTGTTGACACCACTGGTGCTGGTGACGCCTTCGCCGGTGCGCTGGTGTCTCGCCTTGCGAAAGGGGACAGCCTTCAAGATGCAGCGAAACATGCGGTCAGGGTCGGCGCCTATGCCGTTCAAAAAGCTGGTGCCCAAACGTCGTATCCCGATCTGTCGTCACAATTACCGAGTTTTTAG